ATATGCAAATCTTGAATACATAGATACAAATGATCCAAAAAGAGTTATAAGATACTGGAGGTCAAAAAAGTACCAAGAAGGCCTTTTTAGATCTGGCTGGCACCCAGCACACCCTACATTTTTTGTTAAAAAAGAAATTTACGAAAAGTATGGAGTGTTTGATCTTAGTTTTAAAATCGCCGCTGATTATGAGCTTATGTTAAGATTTTTTGAAAAATACAAAATCACAAGTAGCTATGTCGATGAAGTTTTTGTAAAAATGAGAATAGGTGGCGAGAGCAACAAGAGCATTAAAAATATCATAAAAGCAAATATGGAGTCATATATGGCATGGAAAGCTAATGGTCTTTGCATAAACCCATTAAGGTTTCTACTAAAGCCTTTTTCAAAGATAATTCAATTTATAAAAAAATAAATTTATATGCAAACCCCCTCACTCCACCTTATATCCAGTGCCTCGCACGGTTTTTAGGCAAATAGTTGGGATCTTAGCTCTTATCTCTCGCACGAGCGATCTTATACACTCTTGCGACAAGGTTTTTTATATAGGTGGTGATCTATCTCGTTATAGGTGACGACGTGGGGCGAGTTTTTGTTAAAGATTTAGCTCAAATTTAGAGTCTAAAAGCACCTTGCAAAGCTAAATGCATAAAATAAAAACAAATGGCTTAATGATAAAATCATTAACCCTAGCGTAGTAAATCGTCTTAAAAACGCTAGGGACGCTAACGCTCCGCAAAAGCATAATGGGAGTGATGTTTTGGCTATCTCTTATAAATTTAACCAGATCAAGGTTTAAATTTCTTTATCCATCGCCGCACTCAAAGTCCTTGATGACCGAGCACGCGCTTTTTAGCTGTATCATCCTAAACCCAAAGCGATAAAGCGATGTGTTTAGGATGACATTTTGCCA
This genomic stretch from Campylobacter concisus harbors:
- a CDS encoding glycosyltransferase family 2 protein: MKISIITVVWNNAKTIKDAINSVLNQSYKDIEYIIIDGYSTDGTIEIVQSYRDKIKFISEKDNGLYDAMNKGIRMATGDVVGILNSDDFYASDKILQIVADEFSKSNIDSVYANLEYIDTNDPKRVIRYWRSKKYQEGLFRSGWHPAHPTFFVKKEIYEKYGVFDLSFKIAADYELMLRFFEKYKITSSYVDEVFVKMRIGGESNKSIKNIIKANMESYMAWKANGLCINPLRFLLKPFSKIIQFIKK